Genomic segment of Xenopus laevis strain J_2021 chromosome 4S, Xenopus_laevis_v10.1, whole genome shotgun sequence:
GCCTTTTGGCTTCTCTGTCCCTCATTCTACGCAACTCACGCTCATCTGGAGTCTCACTATCACGCCTGCTTTTCTTAGCTGTTCGCTCTCGCTCCAGTCGCACCATTCTTGCCTTAGTAGGCTCATTCTGTCTGCGTGTGGCCCATTTACGAACTTCAGGTGTCTGGTCAGCCATCAGCTTCCTATAAGCCGTGCAATTGTTACAAACAAGTAAGATACCAGCAGGATAAACTGCACTGGTCTCTAGGTTCTTTCCCTCACAACTGCTGGAGCCATTGTGATTATTCTGGTTCCAAGAATCCGGTGACAAAAGTTCTGGCAACTTctcactaataaaaataaaagtaaaattagtACAAGACTCAGGAAAAACATTATAATAGTATATATCAATCCTACGAATTACTTAAATTGGTCAAGACGAAGAAATTTGTTTGAGCAATcgaacacgcccacccctcatttgaaacatatatagggagctctaataaaggggctatttttaaagataatcatttttagcaccatgtaaaagcaacacataTACTTACTCCTAAttggctacaatttttttttttccatttatcctatatgtctcaaCGGATTTACAGATAATTGTAAATTAGCTCTAAAATATAATGTGCCCTGGATACCCTCAGCTTAATGGAGCCTCTATTTTTTGTCTTTGTTTCAGTATAAGTAAGGTTTAATTCTGAACATTTgctagtacaggtgtgggacctgttatacagaaagctcaggacctggggttttccagaaaaggggtctttacataatttaaatcttcatacgttacatagttaaatcaggttaaaaaaaagaccaaagtccattaatTTCAACCCCTCCGAATGAAACCCagcttccatacacacacactgacaccaaccctccatacactcacataaactatatataccaatatctattatGCTTATCCACAAAAATCATCCAAgacactcttaaaagcattaacagaatcggccATCACATCATCATCCGGCAGTgaatttcacaacctcactgtgaagaaccacctacactgcttcaaagtTCTTTTtgtctagtctgaaggggtggcctttggATGTGGtcatcctctttatgggtaaaaaggacccctgctatttgtctataatgtcctctaatgtatttgtaaagtgtaagcatgtcccctcgcaaacgtcttgtttccagagaaaacaacctagacagtctaccctcataatttaaaggggaagtaaagtctaaaatagaataaggctagaaatattgcattttgtgtactaaacataaatatgaatttactgcaccacaagcctaatcaaacaaaggatttatgctttcaaagctgGCCACAGGAGGTTACCAACTTGTAACTTcgctaaacatctttgcaagaccaagactgttgcacatgctcagtgtggtctgggcttcttagggatcatcataaattatcaacaGCACAAGTTAAACAATATTTGCCAGAAGCCGATTAAATACAAAGTTTAatagaaactttctccaactctgcagaaccagtggctgcagcaaaataatcctccaaatagaattccagtttatctgtttaaatcaggCTCCATAATTGTTGTTGCTGCAGCTgggataattgaagtcactctaaaatctactagaaaatcattaaaaattatataaacccactaggattgctttgccactaataaggattaatcatatctttgttgggattgagtacaggtataggacctgtaaagtgcttgggacctggggttttccaaataatggattttttctgtagtttggatcttcatacctcaagtttactattaaatcatgtaaacattaaatataaaataagcatTAATGAGATCTTAATCTGGATCAAGTTTAAAgtagttttaaaaacaatttcctttttctctgtaataaaactttggatcatttggataaaatggagtctatggaagatggcctttccataattcattgctttctggataacgagtttctagataacggataccatacctgtacagggtactgttttactaCTACTGAGAAAATAGAAACGTGAATTACTGTATTTGAATAAATCAACGTCTATGGGAGAAatttggaagagtttatatacggaggacttcccataccagtcagttgaactgaagaagctgctcggatgagtagtgaaacgtcttcaataccCAGCAAGCCCAGTTGCTCTACAATTACTTATAACAGATATATTTGATATGATACTAATCTATAAAGGCAGGGTAAAAAGTATTGTGCATAGCACACAAAATACTTACCTGTTGAAGGTAGCATGGCTGGAGAACTGTGTTCCACATAAAGCACAGTTGGAAAGCTGATCTTCTGAATGAATCAACAGGTGCCGTCCCAATGACCCCGGAGAGCTGAGTGCTCGCCCACAAACAGGACACAGATAGCTTTTAGCACTGACAACTGCAGCTGTATGCTAAAAAAGGCATGCATCAGACAATGGATCATGGGTAGGAAACAGATTGACatgaaatatttgtaaaaataggTGTAAGAGAGGAAAATGTTATTCTATAAAACCAGAATAAAATGCTATACTGAATCTGTCTCACCTGATATACATGAGTGATCAGCTGCTCTTGGGATTCACAATCCAGCTGACATAATGGGCAAATAAATAGATCAGAGTCCTGGGTGCCTTCAGAAGACTAAGGCAGAAAAGAATATTAACTTTCAGTAGGTACTGTCCAAAGAATAGATGTGTTATGGCAACTTGATCATCTTGTGCATtcactcttaaagtggacctgtcacccagacacaaaaatctgtataataaaagtcctttaaaaattaaacatgaaatccaatttctattttttattaaagtattcatagctgttgtaaactcatttaaaaatataagctgtcaatcaaatattgtctgcaccgcctctatgcctaggcatagaggcggggcagacaattactttcactttccattcagcacttcctacatgccacttctctccccacattccctcgttctcttcaccatttaattgtgtagccaggacatggggatggacattgggtcccccattctggtgcacaaacaagattctgagatgatacaaggcttgtctcaataacagtgtccacaaaatggctcctgcctgcttgttataattatgacttcccagactgatggaaacaagattcaaataatttatatagtgtaattaaagttcattttgcttgactaatgtgataaaataagattttgaataatttttttggtgacgggtccactttaacagcAACAGGTATATACACACTTCTCTCACCATTTCTCCACAGAGGTCATTTTTTGTACTAGTTCTGCTGACTCCGGGTTCCTCTTTTACTTCTCTCTCCATGTGGTCTTCCTCTGAGGTAGGGGAGGACAATTCATCAACAGTGGTATCTTCTGCTTCGCTATCAccttaaatgattaaaaaaaaataattgggaaaaCTACAATAAAGCTTCTATTAAAAACTAAACTAAAGTGCCTTAAAGGGACGGTATAtcccatccccccccccaacaatttCCTTGTTCAACCTAGCACAGAGGtagccaaatcaggcaaagattcacttgtttggcattcttcaaaggggaactattgtgaaaatggaaatttaatataagcttcataacactgaaataagaaactttctaaatacaatcaattaaatattctgcatggtttctgaaatcacgtttatcttcactatccctgtctcagcatctgtttctcttcattctcttttcatgcagcagttgagtgtcagataagCTTTGACAGAGCCAATGTATCTTATAGAAGGAGGCTCCCTTtgctagcagatgaattagagctcactcaaataacggattccggtacaaacaaaatctaacaaaataactgcttttgcacaaattttgcatgtagagagacacgatgtctgttgattttaaaagagtgatcTCTAAtccatcttctaggcaaaagaagacccccctataagatatattggatctaactgtcaataaacaTCTGTttacccaactcctgcatgaagagggaatgaagagaaacagatgctgagagagggatagtgaagaaacTTGATCTTGAACTTGTACCATCATACAAACCCAATTGCATTACTTACTGCTACTCCTCTCATGCTGACCAAAGTCAGAGAATTCCCGTTTCACAATGTCTGTTTTCATCATAGCTTCACGGGCCTGCTGCTCCAAACCAGCAAACACTTGTTTCCctgtaaattaaaagttaaagtTTAAGATTAACGTAGATCTGAACGGAACACCTGGGTAACTCACCATAAATTGTTGCCCAAACATCTTTATTACAGATATCACACACTTTTATCAAAAATAATGTAGTAGTAAAACCTCACACTAGCCGATTATTTACTtcaaggggtcgttcaccttcaaaaaactatttgttttcagacaggtgaccagaaataacgacttttctcAATGACTTACTATTTTCTGTGTGTGgccgttttttctaatattgaagtgtaaactgtaatttttcaacttctaaagcagctctgggatgggggtCGTCGAGCCTGTAAACGGTTCtagattgatacatttagttgatacatttcttatatttgtccctgctgagcagaatctctgggtttcattacaggcagctgttagaacggatacaaaagttgctaatactctagagatgttgctgagaaatatattgcaaaattgtaacagtttagagtctgaattactgagctgccagacaaacaaaCACCAGAGCAGcaattaataaataatggaaagtaattgaaaaaagtctttatttctggggaacaatctaaaaacaactgaattgaaaaaaagtgtttggaaggtgaacggcCCCTTTAAGAGTTGATTTAAATTGAAATAACTTGATTAACCATATAGTGCATCAATTATTAAAAGTGCTTAATGCCTCACACAAAGTGCAATAGTGTGTAAATCAATTCAGTGCTGCAATAGTGTGCTAATCAATTCAGTGCTAACATCAATTGATTCAtgaatttgatttaaaaacagATCAGTGTAATCAGAGCAGCCAATTAATTATAAATCCATTTTAAATTAATCAATACTTAGAAGAAAATCAACTAATGTgcttgtgcttaataaatattgagaATTACAAAAGGTGAGTTCAGCAGCAAAATCTTCCAAAGAGCCAGCAATTCATGAGAAAGAACAGAAAAGCAAAACAGAATAGAGGTGGAACTGTCCCAAAGTCTCCTAActgatgttttttctttcttgtccCTGGGAAACCACGAGAGGAAGAAGGCATAattctttaatatttattaagcacaagcactttaatgAATTGATTTTCTACTAAGAATTGATTAATTTAAAATGGATTTATAATTAATTGGCTGCTCTGATTACACTGATCTGTTTTTGATCAAATTCATGAATGAATTAATGTGTTAGCACTGATGTGTACACACTACTCCACATCGTGTGAGGCACTAAGCACTTTTAATAATTGATGAACTATATGGTTAATCaacttatttaaatttaaatcaacTCTAAGTAAATAATCGgagagtgtggggttttactaCTACTTTAGTTttgataaaattacattttgtaattaTACCTCTATACAATCTGACTAAGTGAAGGtaagattttagaaaaaaacaaggaaattctTCTTTTTCAGATATCACTGACTGTAAAAGGTGAATCCTGTAGcctcttagggtctggccacacgggaagattagtcgcctggcgacaaatctcctcttctttgcggcgactaatctccctgatctgccttccgctggctaaaatgtaaatcacctgggggcaggcacaccgagcgacttcggaaaacgaagcgctccaagtttTCGCGTGAGGCAATTACGGTCAACTCCGTGTggctgcccccaggcgatttacattttagccggcggaaggggAAAGCatatcagggagattagtccccgcgaagaagtggagatttgtcgcctagcgactaatctccccgaatctgcccgtgtggcctgATCCTTATTGAATATCTGAAGAGCTCACAGAAACGTTTTCAGACTT
This window contains:
- the znf821.S gene encoding zinc finger protein 821 isoform X1, whose translation is MSRRKQTTPNKVHWKQVFAGLEQQAREAMMKTDIVKREFSDFGQHERSSSDSEAEDTTVDELSSPTSEEDHMEREVKEEPGVSRTSTKNDLCGEMSSEGTQDSDLFICPLCQLDCESQEQLITHVYQHTAAVVSAKSYLCPVCGRALSSPGSLGRHLLIHSEDQLSNCALCGTQFSSHATFNSEKLPELLSPDSWNQNNHNGSSSCEGKNLETSAVYPAGILLVCNNCTAYRKLMADQTPEVRKWATRRQNEPTKARMVRLERERTAKKSRRDSETPDERELRRMRDREAKRQQRMQETDEQRAKRLQRDREAMRLKRASETPEKRQARLIREREAKRLKRRLEKMDMMLRAQFGQDPAAIAALAEMNFFQLPVANSDLEQQFLGKMELEGQNNCTLP
- the znf821.S gene encoding zinc finger protein 821 isoform X2, translated to MMKTDIVKREFSDFGQHERSSSDSEAEDTTVDELSSPTSEEDHMEREVKEEPGVSRTSTKNDLCGEMSSEGTQDSDLFICPLCQLDCESQEQLITHVYQHTAAVVSAKSYLCPVCGRALSSPGSLGRHLLIHSEDQLSNCALCGTQFSSHATFNSEKLPELLSPDSWNQNNHNGSSSCEGKNLETSAVYPAGILLVCNNCTAYRKLMADQTPEVRKWATRRQNEPTKARMVRLERERTAKKSRRDSETPDERELRRMRDREAKRQQRMQETDEQRAKRLQRDREAMRLKRASETPEKRQARLIREREAKRLKRRLEKMDMMLRAQFGQDPAAIAALAEMNFFQLPVANSDLEQQFLGKMELEGQNNCTLP